The Paenibacillus dendritiformis region GGCAGGCGGCTGAGGAGCGTCTGCCTTTCCATCCGTCCCTTACAAACGGTGATATTTCTGGTAAGCGCGATGGAAGACAAGAATATATTTGAGGGCGATATCGTCCCATGTCTCGGAAGGATCATGAATCCCGGCCATCGCGGAAGCTTTGTAAAGCGCGTAATTGCCAAATAGCTGTTCAAGCGCCCTTACGATGGCGTCCGGCGATTCCGGGTCGAACCAGACGACCTCGGCGCTGTGCCTTGACAGATGCTCGCGCATGACAGGGATGTCGGAGCACAGCACCGGCACGCCCAGCTTCAATGCTTCTTCGACGGGATAGCTCCCCCCGCCTTCCGACAGGCTCGGCATAATCAGCGCCTGGGCCTGGCGAACAAGCGGAATGACATCGTTATCGGGGACGAAGCCGAGCGGATAAATATGTTCGTCCAGCCTCAGACCCTTCCGGTGGATGAGAGACACCAGCGTCGGAATGTACATCTGATCCGGCCATAGCGGCGGCACGCTTCGCAGCAGCTCCGTATTATGCCCGAACAAAATGAGGGGAATCGGATACTTTTCGCGAAACCGGGAGTAAGCCAAGAGCAGATTGTAATGGTTTTTGTGCGGAGAAATATTGCTTGGGTACAAAATATATTGCTGCGGGACACGCGCAGCTATCCCCGGGCTCAATTCGCCTGCCGCCAATGACGGGGCAGGCACTATCGCATGCTCGATCACGGTGGCGGCTTCGCACGCAGGGCCGAAATGCTGAATCAGCCTGCCCTTGACATGATGGGAAGAGACGACGATGGACGTCATGTTGTCCAACCATTCCTTGGCGGCCCTCCAGACATGCGTCACGACGGAGCCGCTAAGAAACGGAGGCACATAATCCAGCACCGTCGTATCGTGGAAGGTGCAGATCGCGGGCATCCCAATCGGAACATATTCGGGCCCATGTGGCCAAAAAAAATAAACGACATGCGTATCCTGAAGAAGGGCCTGCCCTTCAGCGGACTGAATGCTTCCGCTGAAATAGGCGATTTCCATATTCGGATAGCTTATGCCGTTCAACCTTTCGCGGAATCGCGTCTCTGCGGAGATGACGAGCCTGACCCGCTCGATGCCTGCTTGCCTGGCCATGGCAGGCAGCAAATTCGACAGCAGCCGGGCCCCCCCGCCTACGGAAATCAGATTAGCGCACCATATCACAATCTTCATGTCGCCGGTCCTCCTCGCTGCGTATGACCCATGAACTGAATTCCATCCTCAACATCCTTAATGAATATGCGGGGCAGCGCCCGAAAATGTATGGACAGCGTCATCCTCCAGGCCGCGCGTATACAATAATAGAACTCCTCCCGCAGCTTTCTCGGCGAGGAGATTATAACAAAGCAACCATTCCGGAAAATCATCAATAAGGCGGACCTGACTTCAACAGGATGACTTAGTGTGAAAACGTAAGGGAGGTATCGTTCGATGGCTCAAATTGTGTGGCACGGCAATGCATTCGACTCCACCGGCTATGCGAAGGCGACAAGGCAATATGTCATGGCTCTCCACGCTCGCGGCGCCGACGTGAAGCTCGTCAGCCATTCCGCTCTTCCTCCGATCGAGCTTCCGCGGGAGCAGCGGGACGTCTTGGAGCATCTGCAGGCCAAGCCGCCGTCGGCCAGCCAGCGGATCAATATTTATCACTACATTCCGGAGCTGTGGCGGAGAAGAATTCGTCCCTCCTTCGGATTCACCTATTGGGAGACCTCGAAAATACCGGACTCTTGGGTTCGGCAGGCCAATCAAATGAACGGCGTATTTTTGCCAAGCACGCATAATATCGGCGTATTTCGCAATTCAGGCGTTACGGTACCCTTGATTTACATACGGCCGTGCCTGATGGAGCCGTACCGTCCGCTTTCCCCGCAGGCTCCGCCGCCCTATATTCACGCCTTGCCCCCGTTTCGCTTCCTCAGCGTCTGCTCCTGGATTGAGCGCAAGGGCATTGACGTGCTGTTGAAGGCATTCTGGAACGAGTTCACGGCGGCCGATCAAGTCTGTCTCATTATCAAAACGGCCGGCAACGCAGACGTGCTGCATGAAGTCGAGCGGCTGAAGCAGGAGCAGCGGCTTCCCCATGTCCCCGCTCCGGTCTATATTGATCTGGAGCTGCGCAGCGAGCTGGAAATGGACGCGTTATACCGGAACTGCCATGCCTTCGTCCTGCCCAGCCGGGGAGAGGGCGTCGGATATCCGGTGCTGGAAGCGGCGATGAGAGGCGTTCCGGTCATTACGACCGGCTGGGGCGGCCACATGGATTTCTTAAATGAATACAACAGCTACGTCATTCCCTATCATCTGGTGCCCGTCAAGCCGCAGCATTACTACGGCGGATATCAAGCCGATCAGCTATGGGCGGAGCCGTCGGGCAGCGACCTGCAGCGCATTCTGCGCCATGTCCTGTCCCACTATGACGAGGCGGAGCTGAAGGGTCAGATTGCGAAGCAGCATACGATGACGCATTTCTCTCCCGACAATGCGGCCCAGGAGCTCCTTCAGGCGCTGTCGGGCTTGACGCGCCGCTCATTCGCCCGTTAGCGCGATAGAGTGGCGGCATCTAGCGTCGTTTGCGTTTTTGCCTTGCTATCCCGTTGCCTCAGGTATATCCGGAAAGTCACGGCACGTTCCTCTCCCGCAAGCCTTT contains the following coding sequences:
- a CDS encoding glycosyltransferase; translation: MKIVIWCANLISVGGGARLLSNLLPAMARQAGIERVRLVISAETRFRERLNGISYPNMEIAYFSGSIQSAEGQALLQDTHVVYFFWPHGPEYVPIGMPAICTFHDTTVLDYVPPFLSGSVVTHVWRAAKEWLDNMTSIVVSSHHVKGRLIQHFGPACEAATVIEHAIVPAPSLAAGELSPGIAARVPQQYILYPSNISPHKNHYNLLLAYSRFREKYPIPLILFGHNTELLRSVPPLWPDQMYIPTLVSLIHRKGLRLDEHIYPLGFVPDNDVIPLVRQAQALIMPSLSEGGGSYPVEEALKLGVPVLCSDIPVMREHLSRHSAEVVWFDPESPDAIVRALEQLFGNYALYKASAMAGIHDPSETWDDIALKYILVFHRAYQKYHRL
- a CDS encoding glycosyltransferase family 4 protein, with product MAQIVWHGNAFDSTGYAKATRQYVMALHARGADVKLVSHSALPPIELPREQRDVLEHLQAKPPSASQRINIYHYIPELWRRRIRPSFGFTYWETSKIPDSWVRQANQMNGVFLPSTHNIGVFRNSGVTVPLIYIRPCLMEPYRPLSPQAPPPYIHALPPFRFLSVCSWIERKGIDVLLKAFWNEFTAADQVCLIIKTAGNADVLHEVERLKQEQRLPHVPAPVYIDLELRSELEMDALYRNCHAFVLPSRGEGVGYPVLEAAMRGVPVITTGWGGHMDFLNEYNSYVIPYHLVPVKPQHYYGGYQADQLWAEPSGSDLQRILRHVLSHYDEAELKGQIAKQHTMTHFSPDNAAQELLQALSGLTRRSFAR